DNA sequence from the Pedobacter schmidteae genome:
ATTCGCATCCTGATAGTGCTGCAAAAATTCGGCCTTCAGTTTTGCCATATCAACATTGGAGGGGCATTCTGATTTACAGCCTTTGCAACTCAAACACAAATCCAGCACATCCTTAATCTCCTTGTGATTAAATTTATTCAACTGTTCGGAATGGGTCAGGAAATTTCTTAAAATATTTGCTCTTGCCCTTGTCGTATCCTTTTCATCATGTGTTGCCATATACGATGGGCACATGGTGCCACCTGCAAGATGTGATTTCCTACAGTCGCCAGAGCCGTTGCACTGCTCAATATGCTGCAACATATTTTGCCCCTCATACCGGAATATGGTTTTGGTCGTAAATGCTTTTTGTCCGGCCTGATACCTCAGCATTGTATCCATTGGCGGGGCATTTGTAATTTTACCCGGGTTAAAAATATTTTTGGGATCCCAGGTGTGCTTTAGCGTTTTTAGCATTTCATAGTTTTTTGAACCAATCATTTGCTCAATAAACTCGCCTCTCAACCGACCATCGCCGTGTTCTCCACTAAGGGAACCTTTATACTTTTTGACCAATGTTGCTATTTCTTCGGCAATAAGCCTGAATAGCTTATTGCCCTCTTCAGACTTTAAATTGAGTATAGGCCTTAAATGTAATTCGCCCGATCCGGCATGGGCATAATGCACCGAAAACAGCTCGTGTTTTCTTAAAATATCATTAAAATCGCGAATGTACGCAGGCAAATCTTGCACATCCACAGCAGTATCCTCAATTACCGGGACAGCCTTTTCATCACCTGGCAGATTGCTCAACAATCCCAATCCGGCTTTTCTTAGCGACCAGATTTTTTTGATGTCGATTCCTGAAAGCAGGGGGAAATGATAGCCCAATCCAAGACTGCGCATTTCAGCCTCCACCTTTCCGGCTATCTCCGCCACTTCCGCATAAGTATCGCGGGCATATTCAATCACCAACAAAGCGTCGGGTTCGCCCTGAACGAAAAAACTATTTTCACGTTGTTCAATGTTGTCTCTTGTGCATTCTAAAATATAATGATCAATCAACTCAACCGCATTGGGCTTATACTTTAATGCTATAAGATTGGCCCGCAGGGCCTCTTCAAGTGTTTTAAAATGCACACACAACAAACCCGAATGTGCAGGTGGCAAGGGTTCAATGTTCAGCTTAATTTCTGTGATCAGGGCAAGCGTTCCTTCCGAACCGGCAATCAATTTGCAAAAATTAAAATCGTCTCCACCTGCAGTGAAAGGGGCACTGTCCAGCAATATATCTATGGCATAGCCTGTATTGCGCCTTTCTACACTTTTCTTCGGAAATTCTTTCCTTATTTCCTGCTGATTTTCATAGTTACCCAACTGAGTTCTTATCGACCGGTATAAAGCAGCTTCAAGGCTTCCTCCTTCACATTTGCCAATAAATTCGTCAAAGGTCAGCGATTTGAATTCTACTTCCGAACCATCGCTCAACAGCGCCTTTATTTCAAGTGTATGCTCACGCGTACTTTTGTACACAATAGAATTGGAACCACAGGAATTGTTTCCTACCATCCCCCCTATCATGGCACGATTGGCTGTTGAGGTCTCGGGGCCAAAAAATAACCCATCTTTCTTTAACTGAAGGTTCAACTCATCCCTAACCACTCCAGGTTGCACACGAACCCAGCGTTCGGCTGTATTAACTTCCAGAATCTGGTTAAAATGTTTGGAAACATCCACCACGATCCCATTACCTACTACCTGACCAGCCAACGAAGTGCCAGCCGTACGGGGAATCAGAGAAGTTCCCTCACGATCGGCAAAAGCAATCAATCGTTTCAGATCGGCAATGGAAAGCGGTACGGCCACAGCCAGGGGCAATTCCGAATAGGCAGAAGCATCCGTAGCATACAATACCCTGGTGGTTTCATCCGTGTAAAATTCGCCTTCTATTGATGCGGCCAGCAGCTTAAGCTTTTCTTTCATTCCCGTTAATTCAGCAACAAGGTAATCAATACTTATAGGTCAAATTTTATGCCTTGTGCCAATGGCAGCGTATTTGAATAGTTAATGGTATTGGTTTGCCTGCGCATATAACCTTTCCAGGCATCTGATCCGCTTTCACGACCACCGCCTGTTTCTTTCTCACCACCAAAAGCACCGCCAATTTCGGCTCCCGAAGTACCAATATTCACATTGGCAATACCACAGTCGGAACCCGATGCCGATAAAAACTGTTCTGCTTCACGCAGGTTCAACGTCATAATAGCAGAAGAGAGTCCTTGTGGAACATCGTTTTGCATCTGTATAGCTTCTTCAATAGTGCTATATTTCATGACATATAATATAGGCGCAAAGGTTTCTTCCTGCACTATTTCGTAATGATTTTTTACTTCGGCAATACAAGGTTTTACATAACAGCCCGACTCCAATCCGGCACCACTAAGCACACCTCCTTCAACCAAAAATTTTCCACCTTGCTGTTTTACCTTTTCAATGCTACTCAGATAGGCGTTCACTGCATCTTTATCAATCAGTGGCCCCATATGGTTATTTTCATCCAATGGGTCGCCTATTTTAATCTGTCCGTATGCTTTTGATAATTTTGCAGTGAAGTTATCATATACACTTTCATGAATGATTAAGCGACGTGTAGAAGTACAACGCTGTCCGGCAGTACCTACAGCACCAAAAACAGCACCTATTACCGACATTTCCAGATCGGCACTGGCCGAAATAATAATGGCGTTATTGCCTCCGAGTTCTAATATAGTTTTACCAAACCTACCGGCAACAGCAGCCGAAACCATACGACCAACCCTGGTTGATCCTGTAAATGAGATCAGCGGTATGCGCTTATCATTGTTCATCAAGTTACCAATAGCATTGCCTGTAACCAAGCTACAGATACCTTCCGACAGATCGTTTGCTTTCAATACTTTTGCCATGATGTGCTGACAAGCTACCGCGCAAAGTGGTGTTTTTGAAGAAGGTTTCCATACACATACATTACCACAAACCCATGCCAGGGCTGTATTCCAGGCCCAAACTGCTACAGGGAAGTTGAATGCCGAAATGATACTGACCACGCCCATTGGGTGCCATTGCTCGTACATACGGTGGTTTGGCCTTTCAGAATGCATAGTTAAACCATAAAGCTGACGCGACAATCCAACAGCAAAATCGCAGATATCAATCATCTCCTGCACCTCGCCCATTCCTTCCTGCAAGCTTTTGCCCATCTCAAAAGATACCAAAGCACCCAAATCGGCTTTATGCAAACGGAGGGCATCGCCAAACTGACGTACCATTTCACCACGCTTTGGCGCAGGTACCGCCCGCCACTGCAAAAAGGCTTGTTGTGCCTGCTGCATTACCACTTCATAAGCTTCCGCATCTGTGCTCTGTACACGGGCAATTAGTTGTCCATTAACCGGCGAATATGAAGTAATGGTTTCGCCTTTGGTAGTTAACCATTTTATACCCGTTGATGTACCCAGATTGTCGGATTCTACACCCAGCTTACTTAATATATTGTTGATGTTCATATCTATATGTTTGATCAGGATTTTGTTTGTTTAATATAAGTACTTTCAAATATTTTATCGGCATTGTTGGTCTCAAAACCTTCACGTCGATGTGCCGCTGTAATTTCTGCTAAAGGTAAATGATCAAATTCCGGCAAAACCAGGCGCTCAGAAAATTCCACATAACTACCAGCAATAGGCATGGTTTCGCCTTGTGCAAAGGTAGCATCCTGCATTTCGGCTACGGTACTGCTTTGTCTCAATAAGCCATCCGGACTTACCTTGATTTTACCACCCGAAGTATTCAGCTTCAATCCCAGGGATTCCACAAATTCATTAAAATTTTCCAGCGTATTGTATCCCGCTTTCAGATTGTGTACGCTGATGGTATAATGATTTAAGTAATAGCGGTTGTAAATTACCCAGGCTGCATATTCACTTTCTTCCA
Encoded proteins:
- a CDS encoding FAD-binding and (Fe-S)-binding domain-containing protein; its protein translation is MKEKLKLLAASIEGEFYTDETTRVLYATDASAYSELPLAVAVPLSIADLKRLIAFADREGTSLIPRTAGTSLAGQVVGNGIVVDVSKHFNQILEVNTAERWVRVQPGVVRDELNLQLKKDGLFFGPETSTANRAMIGGMVGNNSCGSNSIVYKSTREHTLEIKALLSDGSEVEFKSLTFDEFIGKCEGGSLEAALYRSIRTQLGNYENQQEIRKEFPKKSVERRNTGYAIDILLDSAPFTAGGDDFNFCKLIAGSEGTLALITEIKLNIEPLPPAHSGLLCVHFKTLEEALRANLIALKYKPNAVELIDHYILECTRDNIEQRENSFFVQGEPDALLVIEYARDTYAEVAEIAGKVEAEMRSLGLGYHFPLLSGIDIKKIWSLRKAGLGLLSNLPGDEKAVPVIEDTAVDVQDLPAYIRDFNDILRKHELFSVHYAHAGSGELHLRPILNLKSEEGNKLFRLIAEEIATLVKKYKGSLSGEHGDGRLRGEFIEQMIGSKNYEMLKTLKHTWDPKNIFNPGKITNAPPMDTMLRYQAGQKAFTTKTIFRYEGQNMLQHIEQCNGSGDCRKSHLAGGTMCPSYMATHDEKDTTRARANILRNFLTHSEQLNKFNHKEIKDVLDLCLSCKGCKSECPSNVDMAKLKAEFLQHYQDANGVPLRSRLIAHFSTVAAMGSVWPSLYNLMMTQPTLSGIMKKMVGFAAERSMPGLHTITLRNWFLKHQRDSRRIRTPSTPVKKVYFFCDEFTNYQDTEIGIKAILLLQGLGYEVEIPQHLESGRASISKGLLRRARKIAQHNVWCLSPLINNESPLIGIEPSAILTFRDEYPDLVEEEQLASAKKLASNVLLIDEFLALEMQKGNISKSQFSTEKKKIKLHGHCQQKAFNALKATEQILSFPQNYEVETIASGCCGMAGSFGYEKEHYGLSMQIGELVLFPEIRNQRDETVIAATGTSCRHQIKDGTSKIAKHPVEILYEAFMCSG
- a CDS encoding aldehyde dehydrogenase family protein — protein: MNINNILSKLGVESDNLGTSTGIKWLTTKGETITSYSPVNGQLIARVQSTDAEAYEVVMQQAQQAFLQWRAVPAPKRGEMVRQFGDALRLHKADLGALVSFEMGKSLQEGMGEVQEMIDICDFAVGLSRQLYGLTMHSERPNHRMYEQWHPMGVVSIISAFNFPVAVWAWNTALAWVCGNVCVWKPSSKTPLCAVACQHIMAKVLKANDLSEGICSLVTGNAIGNLMNNDKRIPLISFTGSTRVGRMVSAAVAGRFGKTILELGGNNAIIISASADLEMSVIGAVFGAVGTAGQRCTSTRRLIIHESVYDNFTAKLSKAYGQIKIGDPLDENNHMGPLIDKDAVNAYLSSIEKVKQQGGKFLVEGGVLSGAGLESGCYVKPCIAEVKNHYEIVQEETFAPILYVMKYSTIEEAIQMQNDVPQGLSSAIMTLNLREAEQFLSASGSDCGIANVNIGTSGAEIGGAFGGEKETGGGRESGSDAWKGYMRRQTNTINYSNTLPLAQGIKFDL